In Arachis hypogaea cultivar Tifrunner chromosome 2, arahy.Tifrunner.gnm2.J5K5, whole genome shotgun sequence, a genomic segment contains:
- the LOC140177714 gene encoding uncharacterized protein, whose product MVLFKIAGAQIVPEIDMYPNETIFDLKDKIEEKLGVGIHRQALWYQNTKLKDEARIRDYGFRYDTTLILTVTPLPPDLKLHVLVKFNGSNGYVRVREMDKVSDLRRKVEKYWAIPQQLFTLRRFKVEMKDSYPLSAYYVTDDSDVELAMLLQPR is encoded by the coding sequence ATGGTGTTATTCAAGATAGCTGGTGCACAAATAGTGCCTGAGATAGATATGTATCCAAATGAAACTATTTTTGATTTGAAAGATAAGATTGAGGAGAAGTTAGGAGTAGGCATACATAGGCAAGCCTTATGGTATCAAAACACAAAGCTCAAAGATGAAGCACGCATTAGAGACTATGGATTCCGTTATGATACAACACTGATCCTAACCGTTACGCCACTGCCACCGGACCTGAAACTACATGTTCTGGTGAAGTTCAATGGTAGCAATGGTTATGTGAGGGTGAGAGAAATGGACAAGGTAAGCGACCTGCGCAGGAAAGTTGAGAAGTATTGGGCAATTCCTCAACAGTTATTCACTCTTCGTCGTTTCAAAGTGGAGATGAAGGATAGTTACCCTCTTAGCGCATATTATGTCACTGATGATTCGGATGTTGAACTCGCCATGTTGCTTCAACCTCGTTGA
- the LOC112760271 gene encoding thylakoid lumenal 15.0 kDa protein 2, chloroplastic-like, translating to MNVALTFQAQIVKFRAQNKGVMIRTHNHHNERIYMFQEESVKQERSMMMARYLTQIASLSPSSSSSLTCSSSNTSRPFRTPHLQQPPKTLSCHLSSSHNTNNIITSKPLHFALSAALSLGFFFGGIGAAEGAKVGVNKPELLPKDFTTVIDVAGFLSDGQEKRLAQEIADLENETGYKLRVLAQNYPDTPGLAIKDFWQVDDRTVVFVADPTFGNILNFNVGASVDLDIPRSFWSRLAGKYGNIFYWKEKGEDASIEAAVMAISNCLREPVGPNNCSEVK from the exons ATGAATGTTGCACTCACTTTTCAAGCCCAAATAGTAAAGTTCAGAGCCCAAAACAAAGGGGTGATGATCAGAACTCACAACCACCACAACGAACGCATTTATATGTTCCAAGAGGAGAGCGTAAAGCAAGAAAGAAGTATGATGATGGCTCGTTATCTAACTCAGATTGCATCgttatcaccatcatcatcttcgTCTCTGACTTGCTCATCATCAAATACGTCTCGTCCTTTCCGAACACCACACTTACAACAACCACCTAAGACGCTGTCGtgtcacctctcttcatctcacaaCACGAACAACATTATCACTTCCAAGCCTCTTCACTTTGCTCTCTCAGCTGCACTTTCACTCGGTTTCTTCTTCGGAG GGATTGGAGCTGCAGAGGgagcaaaagttggagtaaacaAGCCGGAACTGCTTCCTAAAGACTTCACCACCGTCATTGATGTTGCCGGCTTCCTCTCCGACGGACAG GAGAAAAGGCTGGCACAAGAGATTGCTGATCTTGAAAATGAAACCGGATACAAATTGAGAGTGTTGGCCCAAAATTACCCCGATACCCCTGGATTGGCCATTAAAGATTTCTGGCAAGTTGATGATAGAACAGTTGTCTTTGTTGCTGATCCCACCTTTG GAAACATATTGAACTTCAATGTTGGAGCTTCCGTTGATTTGGACATTCCTCGCAGTTTTTGGAGCCGCTTGGCGGGGAAGTACGGTAACATTTTCTATTGGAAAGAAAAG GGTGAAGATGCATCTATTGAAGCAGCAGTTATGGCAATATCTAATTGCTTGAGAGAACCCGTTGGGCCTAATAATTGCTCTGAGGTCAAATAA
- the LOC112760303 gene encoding RNA polymerase sigma factor sigF, chloroplastic-like, which yields MESVTNMFCSSSPFPSRAFHCNNSPPSSPPVLTLREQVGLTFSSCSSSISAQQFPTSVLLQEPRDEYKSLLHMYKDEKTSQMDSALVDEENDTATADQLVHDFRKQLHVWSHLQNILSSSGIEDIAASSTTERVALDSERLADDLQCNAVSLAMKALSASKQAASVVEDLKSLKADDDESLHFGLDVPSLRSNKTVRSTRLLERRSKQRKAPKSRAKDDETYLPRKDNAQGRLRVGKKINAELNQNDALHMFLWGPDTKQLLTLEEESKLISQIQDLMRLEEVKTRLQSQFGREPTVVELAEGTGLSCRTLQMQIHCGNRSREKLIQANLRMVVHIAKNYLGRGLSLQDLLQEGSMGLMRSIEKFKPQAGCRFSTYAYWWIRQSIRKAIFKHSRTIRLPENIYILLGKISEAKKLYMQEGNLEPTKEELALRVGITREKIDHLLYVARNPVSMQQTVWADQATTYQEITADTTIETPNTTVEKQLMRRHVLNLLRNLRPKERKIIRLRFGIEDGQQKSLSEIGEIFGLSKERVRQLESRALFKLRQCLVSQGHDVYSDLLV from the exons ATGGAATCTGTAACAAACATGTTTTGTTCCTCTTCACCTTTTCCTTCTAGAGCTTTTCATTGCAACAATTCACCTCCTTCTTCTCCTCCAG TTTTGACGCTCCGCGAACAGGTCGGCCTCACATTTTCCTCTTGTTCTTCTAGCATTTCAGCACAGCAATTTCCTACCTCGGTTCTTTTACAAGAGCCACGTGATGAATATAAATCTCTTTTGCACATGTATAAGGACGAAAAGACGTCTCAG ATGGATAGTGCCCTGGTTGATGAAGAGAATGACACTGCCACTGCTGATCAATTAGTGCATGATTTTAGGAAGCAATTGCATGTTTGGTCTCATTTACAGAACAT ATTGAGTTCTTCGGGAATAGAAGACATTGCTGCCTCTTCGACTACAGAACGTGTCGCTCTTGACTCTGAGAGGCTGGCAGATGACTTGCAATGTAATGCAGTTTCTCTTGCTATGAAAGCGTTGTCAGCATCAAAACAAGCGGCCTCAGTAGTTGAAGACTTGAAATCACTTAAAGCTGATGATGATGAATCTCTTCATTTTGG TTTGGATGTCCCTTCGCTTCGAAGCAACAAAACTGTGAGGTCAACACGACTTCTAGAGAGacgatcaaaacaaagaaaagcgCCAAAGTCTAGAGCTAAGGATGATGAAACTTACCTTCCAAGAAAGGATAATGCTCAAGGAAGACTACGCGTAGGGAAGAAAATAAATGCAGAACTGAACCAAAATGATGCGCTGCACATGTTCTTGTGGGGTCCTGACACAAAGCAACTTTTGACACTTGAAGAAGAGTCTAAGTTGATTTCTCAGATACAG GACTTAATGAGATTAGAAGAAGTGAAAACCAGGCTTCAGTCTCAGTTTGGGAGGGAACCAACTGTCGTAGAATTGGCTGAGGGTACGGGACTTAGCTGCCGAACGCTGCAGATGCAGATTCATTGTGGTAACAGAAGCAGAGAAAAGCTGATACAAGCTAATTTACGCATGGTAGTTCATATTGCGAAAAATTATCTGGGTCGCGGCCTTAGCCTCCAGGACTTATTACAG gAGGGAAGTATGGGTCTAATGAGGAGTATTGAGAAGTTTAAACCACAAGCTGGCTGCCGTTTCAGTACTTATGCATACTGGTGGATAAGGCAATCAATCCGAAAAGCCATATTCAAACATTCCCGGACAATCCGTTTGCCC GAAAACATATATATCCTTTTAGGAAAGATATCTGAGGCAAAGAAACTATACATGCAAGAAGGAAATCTAGAACCAACCAAGGAAGAATTAGCATTGAGGGTAGGGATTACACGAGAGAAAATCGACCATTTGCTATATGTTGCAAGAAATCCAGTTTCTATGCAGCAAACTGTCTGGGCAGACCAAGCTACAACTTACCAG GAAATTACAGCAGACACCACAATTGAGACCCCAAACACGACAGTTGAAAAACAACTAATGAGACGGCATGTGCTCAACCTCCTACGTAACTTACGCCCAAAGGAAAGGAAGATCATCCGCCTAAGATTTGGTATTGAAGATGGCCAACAGAAATCTTTATCAGAAATCGGAGAAATATTCGGTTTGTCTAAGGAGAGGGTCCGTCAGTTGGAGAGTCGAGCATTGTTCAAGCTTAGGCAGTGTTTGGTGAGTCAAGGTCATGATGTTTACTCAGACTTGCTTGTATAG
- the LOC112760287 gene encoding uncharacterized protein has protein sequence MEKYFGKAYRGDPGVPHAEPERFVNIWIGAAAFAVLTYFNPYVWQLSYTFNFHDKAMLYEQYHWKRAKKKGQRYEFLWNKTWDKEHRDAYYYNWPIYFP, from the exons atggagaagTATTTCGGAAAAGCGTATCGTGGAGACCCAGGTGTGCCACACGCTGAGCCTGAGAGGTTCGTCAACATTTGGATCGGAGCCGCCGCTTTCGCGGTTCTCACTTACTTCAATCCCTACGTGTGGCAGCTCAGCTACACCTTCAA CTTTCATGATAAGGCAATGTTATACGAGCAGTACCATTGGAAAAGGGCAAAGAAGAAGGGTCAGCGCTATGAATTCCTG TGGAACAAGACCTGGGACAAGGAACACCGAGATGCATACTATTACAACTGGCCTATTTACTTCCCTTAG